The following is a genomic window from Nymphaea colorata isolate Beijing-Zhang1983 chromosome 3, ASM883128v2, whole genome shotgun sequence.
GGACTCATATGAGGTCCTAACTTGTCCTGCCGTAGGAGAGGTACTTAGAACAACACAACCCCACCTTACCATGGGAATAATTTACATATTATGCCGCAAAACCATGTTTATGGTTTAATCTGAGGAATATTTCTATCATTTTCtaagggcttttttttttctcataccaCTTTTGCCCTTACGGGAGCTCTTCCATTTAGCTAGTAGGGGCATTCATGTCATTTTTGCCTCACAACACTTAGTCCCTTGTTATGGCCCTAACATATAATTAACCTGCTCCACCTTACCACCCAGCAAGATGTGTTTTGTATTCTTTCGCAGTAAAATTTGCATAACTGAAGGTCTTATTATGAAACTCAATAATATTGAGTCGTATCTGATCGGATTTCATAGCTTTGATCCAGAATGATTGAACCAACCTGTTCATGGCCAAACCTGAGAGGTTTGCCTTGCTTAATATTGGATGAAGTACACCAACGTACATTTCTTTTATGCTGGTCTGAAAAGGAGAATGAAATCTAGATGCAACATAACATTCAATGTGAAAGCTCTTAATTTTGTCCAATAGAAGATAAGTGAGGGTTTTGATTCAGAATATACTCATACTGCAGGATCAGCTAACCTTTTGGGCATGTTTATAACTTGTGAATCCTCTTTGCCTCAAAGAACTAGTTAATCCGAAggcaaaacaaaagcaacaaaaggaTCTTGACAGCCGACCagagtccaaaattttagtATGTAAGGATTTTGGAATTCTGATAGTTGGACTCGGTTTCATTTTCAGACATCCAAATCCCACTATAGATCCTAAAGAAAGCACAGCTGCAGAACAGAGTCTCAGAATTCACAGTTTGTCATCCAAGCCGAAGAACATATTTCAAATGTTAATACATCTTTACTTTAGATCGAGTTGCACATTGCAATATTTCATACATAATAAGTTGCATCCCTGAAAGTAAGCAGAACGCAGTCATGTGCTTGTTAGATTTAAATTGTATCAAGAGCACAATGAGTGATGTAAAAGCCCAGGAAGCTGCAGAAAACATTAGAGGCATTGGAGGCAGCGTACACAGAATGCTAATTCTACGAATTTTTTTCTACAGAAGATCGCCGTACGCAGAGTGGAAGAGGACTGAAGGAATGGAAAACACGCCAATTTCAAATTTGCCCATTGTAGATTCCTCCTACAATGGATGTCTGTCTCCTTTGACTCCAAGTGCAGATGCATGGACAACCGAACCCCTGGAAACCAAGAGCAAAAGGGAGTACCCTTCCTCAGGAAACGCCCTTGACCTTCTGCAACAAGGCGGCAGAAGTGAAAAATCTAACTCTGGGGAAAATCTTTCGCTATTAAGATTTAAACTGCAAGCCATCTACAACTGACGACCATTTGTCTGAGCTGGATTAAAGATCATGTTTACTTTAAAATGgtagctctctctctttttctaggTGCGTGTGGAAGGGAAAAGACGTTGCTGGGCGTGTCTGCCTTGCAATCTGTATGCAGCAGATAATCTTGGTTGCGGGCATTTCATTGTTCATTGGATTGTAGGTACTTGTGCCAATAGCTGCCATTTCTTTAAAAAAGCTTTCTAACAATCGCGACTTGTCAACTCCAAACTCCTTATGTCGCTTCTTTAACTTCAGGACTGTGAACACCGAGTGAAAAGAATACTTCGGGCACATCATTCAATTGCTATGGGTTAAACCCAACAACTTGTCATTATATTATTGTCCCTATTGATCCCCACAGGAGAATGGGAGCCTAATTTGACTAGAAACACTGAATCAAGAAAACGGAGTGAAACCAACACAACAGAATTGGAAAATAAAGCAAGGAAGAACGAAGTACATGTATTTAGGAAGTAAAGGACACTTTCCCATTGGTCAAAGATAAAGACTCTGCACCAACCAGGAATACTCTGACCTCCAAATAAACGAAAAATTAATGAAGGAAATCGTAAGGGCAGAATGTGAAACTTTTATTTGACAAAAGCTGCTTTTCCACATCTGCCAACGGTTAAAGTGCTCCATCAAATCAGAACCCCTGCGTGCATTAACTCAACCAAGTTATGAGGAGGATGGAATGGGCAAGTGTGTTAACATACCCAACATATGCTTAGCTCTTTGAACAAATGcaaaagattttccttttttttttcttttttttttttgagagaggGCGTAACTTGAGAGGCAAAGGAAGAGACACAGTAATTACTAACTCTTGGGCCAATAACAATTGGTCCCTAAGTCAGAACTGCAGTAAGAGGATTACCTAGTGAAAGATTACAGTTCATTAAGCGCTCCACTCACATTTAATTGTAGTTCACCTCACCTATCCCGTGCCAAAGATAGGAGATGACAGAAGACCCTGCACAAGCCATTGCTTGTATACAGATGGACTGTTGTCAATATATACAGAGGCGTACTTTATAAGgcctatgaaaaaaaaaataggcgAATAACTACTGCATGTGAAAATCTCTGTATAAGCTATATACATGCTGGGTATTATTTTTGAATTACTAGTTTTCGGGATCAGAAAGTGAAAGGTATAAGTAGGAACTAAATTCGTGCCACCACTATTCCCATGAGGATTTAGGATTGGATTcgatttctcaaattttatgaaattatgTATAGTTTTGGACTTACGTTTACCCTtcttttgcaaagaaaaaaaaaaaactcaccttttgtaatttttccaGTAAGAGccaaatttttatgaaaaatgatcaaataagagctacaaattcattttcactaacttgaaaaaccaaaattatacatgaaaaaattataatctGATAAGCAAAATGCAACTAATTTTTCTCTGCTATGGAAACTAGTTTTCATAACCTACTTGTCTTATACTAATAGATGGAAACTAGTAAATCAAGGGAAGAAACAAGGGGATGGACTCACCGAATCTTGTACTTGTCGTGGAATGAACAAAAACTAGAAGAACCCCAATCGTTGGTACCCTTCTTTATCGTTGTAGCGCAGAAGCAAGAGTTTGGGAACATGTTCAACAAGTGGGCGATCTTCACCTCCATCCTTCTTCAGCCTCTCGAGGAACTTTGGAGGCATCTCAGTGATGTCCAACTCTTGCAGGTTCCTCAGTTGATGAATGCCTTGAGGCACTCGTTCCAGCTTCAAGCAGCCATGGATCCCAAGCGTCTTAAGGTTTGGCATCGAGCCTTCCTCCAATATCACTGTTTCAAGAGATCCCAATCTCGAAAGGAACAGAAAGACCAACTTAGGAAACGCCTGGGCTCTGCATCGTAATTCCCGTCCTTCATAGGCGCCCGAGAGGTTAAGCCATTGCAGATTTGGCAGCGACCAAAGGCACGGGAATGGATCATCTCTCAGTCTGCACTTAACCAATGTCAATAACGAGATATTGACAAGGGATGCAGTTACGCTTGGCATCCTTTCCAGTTGACCACACAAGCGTAAGAGTCTCAGCTGAGGCGGAGGAGTCAATAATAGTGGATCTAACTCAAGGGACTTGGGCGAATGAATTAATAGACTGAAAAGGTGGTTCATCTTTCTGATAGATGCACACAATTCATCCATGTCCTCCTTACCGACTTGGTATATCTCTAATTTTCTGAGGTTTGTTAGGCTCGTCAAATCTCTTATCGTCTTTCTCTTGTTACCTGCCAAGCCAACCAGCGTTTGCAGGCAGCTCAAGTTCCCCAAGCCGTGAGATACTTGCTTCGACATGTGCTCGTTGTATCTTTCAGTCATATACAAATGGCGCAGATTTGTCATTTTCACGATCTCTTTAGTTAAGGCTTCAATAGGTGTCCCTCGTATGTCAAGAACCTGCAGATTTACAAGGTTGGAAAACGACTTTGGTAATCTTTGGACCATGGTTCCACTTAAATTCAGGTACCTCAAATGAAACAGCTCCCCAACCTTGCTTGGCAGCTCTTGAATTTTAGTCCCTTGCAGATCTAAAGCTCTAACCAGTTGTAAACCCGATAGCATCCTCAACAGACAAGGCTGCTTGATAGTATCatcaaaaacaaacaaagaatgCAAGCATCTTGAATCCACCTTACTTGGTAAGATATCCTCTCCGATGCTTTGGATAGATAAATGTCGACATCTTCTGTTGGGAGTTGAGGCTGCTCTTTCTAGAATTGCACACAAGTCTTCACTTTCTGCCTGGCTGATTGCAAGTTCCCTTACCAGATCGTGAAGAGAACATTTACCTACTTTACCATCATGGTTGGTTGCCACAACTTGCAGCAGGTTCCTGTTGATGAGTTCTTGAAGCCAATCCGCTCCAACCTCCTCAGCACTTAAGGAGGCCCTTCCCTTCACAAGCCCCTCTGCGATCCAAAGATTAATCAgcctttccttttgaatttgataatCTTCAGGGAAAACGCTACAATAGAGGAAGCACGGTTTGAGATGAGGAGGCAATTCTATGTAACTCAAAGTCAAGATGTTTTTCACCCTACCAAGGGAAGGATTACTGCTCAATTGATATCGGAGATCATCACAAGCCTTTCTCCACACCGGCTCCGTCCTCTGCTTGGTAGACATTAGGCTTCCCAGAGATACTATTGCAAGTGGTAACCCTTCACTTTTTTCAACTAGATTCTTGCATAATTTTCTCAGCTCATGGGGACAAGCTTTGTCATCACGCGTCCATTTGAATGCCTTTCGGCAAAATAATTCCATGGCAGTTTCTGCAGGTAAAGGATTCAACTGATGCAGAAAGCATGTGAGCCCGTCTGCTTCCAGTGCAAATGTTATGTCTCGAATGCGAGTTGTTATCATGATCGTGCTTCCTTTAGAATTCTTGGGCAGCGCAAATTTGATGGCATCCCATACAGTCCTGCTCCAAACATCATCTAACACAATGATGTACCGTCTCCCTTGTAGGTAGTTGAAAAGTTTTTCTCCAAGCTCTTCTGCATCCATCTCCCCAACCCGATCTTCCCCcatctcc
Proteins encoded in this region:
- the LOC116249812 gene encoding disease resistance protein RPM1-like isoform X2, which encodes MAESIVSFLLEKLNGLVLSQVLLLAGVSQEIEDIREELASMQAFLKDADRRKDKEEGVKEWVKQVRHTTCDLEDIIDRFMLRFGRQSERGFRAFLWNVSNSIKHLQSRHNLANEIQTIRKRISDISRRRDMYLFDRTAEATISSIVAARHHDDPQTREVPFTDDVDVMGFDNEIESLVKELTKENESEAEFPKLKSMLVVGMGGSGKTTLARKVYNDAEVKKHFDSFAWVSVSQSFHSDDLLRRLLKCFFKERKEMGEDRVGEMDAEELGEKLFNYLQGRRYIIVLDDVWSRTVWDAIKFALPKNSKGSTIMITTRIRDITFALEADGLTCFLHQLNPLPAETAMELFCRKAFKWTRDDKACPHELRKLCKNLVEKSEGLPLAIVSLGSLMSTKQRTEPVWRKACDDLRYQLSSNPSLEGLVKGRASLSAEEVGADWLQELINRNLLQVVATNHDGKVGKCSLHDLVRELAISQAESEDLCAILERAASTPNRRCRHLSIQSIGEDILPSKVDSRCLHSLFVFDDTIKQPCLLRMLSGLQLVRALDLQGTKIQELPSKVGELFHLRYLNLSGTMVQRLPKSFSNLVNLQVLDIRGTPIEALTKEIVKMTNLRHLYMTERYNEHMSKQVSHGLGNLSCLQTLVGLAGNKRKTIRDLTSLTNLRKLEIYQVGKEDMDELCASIRKMNHLFSLLIHSPKSLELDPLLLTPPPQLRLLRLCGQLERMPSVTASLVNISLLTLVKCRLRDDPFPCLWSLPNLQWLNLSGAYEGRELRCRAQAFPKLVFLFLSRLGSLETVILEEGSMPNLKTLGIHGCLKLERVPQGIHQLRNLQELDITEMPPKFLERLKKDGGEDRPLVEHVPKLLLLRYNDKEGYQRLGFF
- the LOC116249812 gene encoding disease resistance protein RPM1-like isoform X1; this encodes MAESIVSFLLEKLNGLVLSQVLLLAGVSQEIEDIREELASMQAFLKDADRRKDKEEGVKEWVKQVRHTTCDLEDIIDRFMLRFGRQSERGFRAFLWNVSNSIKHLQSRHNLANEIQTIRKRISDISRRRDMYLFDRTAEATISSIVAARHHDDPQTREVPFTDDVDVMGFDNEIESLVKELTKENESEAEFPKLKSMLVVGMGGSGKTTLARKVYNDAEVKKHFDSFAWVSVSQSFHSDDLLRRLLKCFFKERKEMGEDRVGEMDAEELGEKLFNYLQGRRYIIVLDDVWSRTVWDAIKFALPKNSKGSTIMITTRIRDITFALEADGLTCFLHQLNPLPAETAMELFCRKAFKWTRDDKACPHELRKLCKNLVEKSEGLPLAIVSLGSLMSTKQRTEPVWRKACDDLRYQLSSNPSLGRVKNILTLSYIELPPHLKPCFLYCSVFPEDYQIQKERLINLWIAEGLVKGRASLSAEEVGADWLQELINRNLLQVVATNHDGKVGKCSLHDLVRELAISQAESEDLCAILERAASTPNRRCRHLSIQSIGEDILPSKVDSRCLHSLFVFDDTIKQPCLLRMLSGLQLVRALDLQGTKIQELPSKVGELFHLRYLNLSGTMVQRLPKSFSNLVNLQVLDIRGTPIEALTKEIVKMTNLRHLYMTERYNEHMSKQVSHGLGNLSCLQTLVGLAGNKRKTIRDLTSLTNLRKLEIYQVGKEDMDELCASIRKMNHLFSLLIHSPKSLELDPLLLTPPPQLRLLRLCGQLERMPSVTASLVNISLLTLVKCRLRDDPFPCLWSLPNLQWLNLSGAYEGRELRCRAQAFPKLVFLFLSRLGSLETVILEEGSMPNLKTLGIHGCLKLERVPQGIHQLRNLQELDITEMPPKFLERLKKDGGEDRPLVEHVPKLLLLRYNDKEGYQRLGFF